The following proteins are co-located in the Flavobacterium sp. CECT 9288 genome:
- a CDS encoding DUF3667 domain-containing protein, whose protein sequence is MNCNNCNQELTSKYCPECGQPAELKRINGHYIIHEIEHVLHFERGILFTVKELLVNPGKNIRDYFTQNRTRLVKPVIFIIVTSLIYTILNNFFNLEDGYVKYQGAQNDTTSIIVKWLQGHYGYANILMGVLIAMWLKIFFKKSSYNFYEILIMLCFVLGMAMLIFSVFVIIEGVTHFKIMTFAGAVGILYSSWAVGDFFNKGKVMSYIKALGAYLLGMIFFWVIPVVIGILIDLVNKN, encoded by the coding sequence ATGAATTGTAACAATTGTAATCAAGAATTAACCTCAAAGTATTGTCCAGAGTGCGGACAGCCAGCTGAATTAAAAAGAATTAACGGACACTACATAATTCATGAAATAGAACACGTTTTACATTTTGAACGGGGCATTTTATTTACCGTTAAAGAGTTACTAGTTAATCCTGGAAAAAACATCAGAGATTATTTCACACAAAATAGAACCCGACTTGTGAAACCAGTTATATTTATAATTGTCACTTCTCTAATTTACACCATCCTAAATAACTTTTTCAACCTTGAGGATGGATATGTAAAATACCAAGGAGCTCAGAATGATACAACAAGCATAATTGTAAAATGGTTACAAGGACATTATGGATATGCAAACATATTGATGGGAGTATTAATAGCAATGTGGTTGAAAATATTTTTTAAAAAGTCCAGCTATAACTTCTACGAAATCTTGATAATGCTATGTTTTGTTTTGGGAATGGCAATGCTGATATTTTCAGTTTTTGTAATCATTGAAGGTGTAACACATTTCAAAATTATGACATTTGCAGGTGCCGTAGGTATATTGTATAGTTCTTGGGCAGTAGGAGATTTTTTTAATAAAGGCAAAGTTATGAGCTATATTAAGGCATTGGGTGCGTACCTATTAGGTATGATATTTTTTTGGGTAATACCTGTAGTAATAGGAATTTTAATTGATTTGGTGAACAAAAACTAA
- a CDS encoding NAD(P)-dependent oxidoreductase, whose translation MKNIQLGWVGLGNMGNPMVLNLLKASFNVSVFNRTKEKEAPLLAAGAKSADSLQEIMATCDVVLTMLSNDAAVKEVFEGTTGLLSKANSGKTIINMSTVSPETSRYLNTICNQHQVAFIDAPVSGSVKPAQDGTLVILVGATPENFEKVKPIFDVLGKIAIHVGEPGVASSAKLAINYLLGLNLQGIAETVLFAEKNGVSKENMLYIINQGACGNGITNIKTPSILSDSYPAAFALKHLVKDLGLAKAAGLDSPLIHPLYDSYAAAEKEGFGDQDVMAIISSLKSK comes from the coding sequence ATGAAAAATATACAATTAGGATGGGTTGGTCTGGGCAACATGGGTAACCCAATGGTGCTTAACCTACTGAAAGCGAGTTTTAATGTATCCGTTTTTAATAGAACCAAAGAAAAAGAAGCACCTTTACTGGCTGCAGGAGCAAAATCAGCAGACAGTTTACAAGAAATTATGGCAACCTGTGACGTGGTGTTAACTATGTTATCTAATGACGCAGCAGTAAAAGAAGTTTTTGAAGGTACAACCGGTTTGTTATCGAAAGCTAATTCAGGAAAAACAATTATCAATATGAGTACCGTTTCTCCTGAAACCTCTCGATATTTAAATACCATTTGCAACCAACATCAAGTAGCTTTTATAGATGCGCCCGTTTCGGGAAGTGTAAAACCAGCGCAAGATGGAACACTCGTAATTTTGGTGGGTGCTACTCCAGAAAATTTCGAGAAAGTAAAACCGATATTTGATGTTTTGGGTAAAATTGCCATTCATGTAGGCGAACCCGGCGTGGCAAGTTCAGCTAAATTAGCCATCAATTACCTATTAGGATTAAATCTTCAAGGAATAGCCGAAACGGTTTTATTTGCCGAGAAAAACGGCGTTAGCAAAGAAAACATGCTTTACATTATCAATCAAGGCGCTTGTGGTAACGGCATCACAAATATCAAAACACCTTCTATTTTAAGCGATTCGTATCCAGCGGCATTTGCCTTAAAACATTTGGTTAAAGATTTAGGCTTAGCCAAAGCTGCAGGATTAGATTCGCCACTCATTCATCCTTTGTATGACAGTTATGCTGCAGCCGAAAAAGAAGGATTTGGTGATCAAGATGTAATGGCGATTATTAGTAGTTTGAAAAGTAAATAG
- a CDS encoding CDGSH iron-sulfur domain-containing protein has protein sequence MSKTKLTINKNGSIKIEGDFEITDCNGQTYGLEGRTALGLCRCGLSANKPFCDGAHRNSFEHEPAAFDLPPMKTK, from the coding sequence ATGAGCAAGACTAAATTAACAATCAATAAAAATGGTTCTATAAAAATAGAAGGTGATTTTGAAATTACAGATTGCAATGGTCAAACCTACGGATTAGAAGGAAGAACAGCATTGGGCCTTTGTCGTTGTGGTTTATCTGCTAACAAACCTTTTTGTGATGGTGCACACCGCAATAGTTTTGAGCATGAGCCAGCTGCATTTGACTTACCACCGATGAAAACAAAGTAA